One window of the Candidatus Nanopelagicales bacterium genome contains the following:
- a CDS encoding histidine triad nucleotide-binding protein — protein sequence MTDSDASCLFCQIVAGDIPATVVHQTDRVVAFRDVNPQAPVHVLVVPREHHRDAGSLGAADPELAGAVLEAAAVVADLEGVSDSGYRVVLNTGSGAGQTVFHVHAHVLGGRPLLWPPG from the coding sequence GTGACCGACTCCGACGCGTCCTGCCTGTTCTGCCAGATCGTCGCCGGTGACATCCCCGCGACGGTGGTGCACCAGACCGACCGCGTGGTGGCGTTCCGCGACGTCAACCCGCAGGCCCCCGTGCACGTGCTCGTCGTCCCGCGCGAGCACCACCGCGACGCCGGCAGCCTCGGCGCAGCGGACCCCGAGCTCGCCGGTGCGGTGCTGGAGGCAGCAGCGGTCGTGGCGGACCTCGAGGGCGTGTCCGACAGCGGCTACCGGGTGGTCCTCAACACCGGCTCGGGCGCGGGGCAGACCGTGTTCCACGTGCACGCGCACGTCCTCGGCGGCCGCCCGCTGCTGTGGCCCCCGGGCTGA
- a CDS encoding PhoH family protein, whose translation MATTAEAQAKIVVPASQPMVAVLGSGDELLRVIEAQFPESDIHVRGNEITVSGSPEDVGLVELLVAEMLAMLRTGQGLTAESVERSVSMLRSGTRPAEVLTANILSNRGRTIRAKTLNQKRYVDAIDHHTIVFGIGPAGTGKTYLAVAKAVQALQAKKVNRIVLTRPAVEAGERLGFLPGTLSEKIDPYLRPLYDALHDMIDPDSIPRLITSGTIEVAPLAYMRGRTLNDAFIILDEAQNTSPEQMKMFLTRLGFGSTMVVTGDVTQIDLPDGTSSGLKVVQHILDGIDDVTFCNLTSHDVVRHKLVGRIVEAYGRFDAQNAAKAAQGGAVVRTSGRGPRRGRR comes from the coding sequence ATGGCGACCACGGCAGAGGCTCAGGCGAAGATCGTCGTCCCGGCGTCGCAGCCGATGGTGGCCGTGCTCGGCTCCGGCGACGAGCTGCTCCGGGTGATCGAGGCGCAGTTCCCCGAGTCCGACATCCACGTGCGGGGCAACGAGATCACCGTCTCCGGCAGCCCTGAGGACGTCGGCCTGGTCGAGCTGCTGGTGGCCGAGATGCTCGCGATGCTCCGCACCGGTCAGGGACTCACCGCGGAGTCGGTCGAGCGTTCGGTGTCCATGCTGCGCAGCGGCACCCGGCCGGCCGAGGTGCTGACGGCCAACATCCTCAGCAACCGTGGTCGCACGATCCGGGCCAAGACGCTGAACCAGAAGCGCTACGTCGACGCCATCGACCACCACACGATCGTGTTCGGCATCGGCCCGGCTGGCACCGGCAAGACCTACCTCGCGGTCGCCAAGGCGGTGCAGGCGCTGCAGGCCAAGAAGGTCAACCGGATCGTGCTCACGCGGCCGGCGGTGGAGGCGGGGGAGCGGCTGGGCTTCCTGCCCGGCACGCTCTCGGAGAAGATCGACCCGTACCTGCGCCCGCTGTACGACGCGCTGCACGACATGATCGACCCGGACTCGATCCCGCGGCTCATCACCAGCGGCACCATCGAGGTCGCCCCGTTGGCGTACATGCGCGGGCGCACTCTCAACGACGCGTTCATCATCCTCGACGAGGCGCAGAACACCTCGCCCGAGCAGATGAAGATGTTCCTGACCCGCCTCGGGTTCGGTTCGACCATGGTGGTCACGGGCGACGTCACCCAGATCGACCTGCCGGACGGCACCTCCAGCGGGCTCAAGGTCGTGCAGCACATCCTCGACGGGATCGACGACGTCACCTTCTGCAACCTCACCTCGCACGACGTGGTGCGACACAAGCTGGTCGGGCGCATCGTGGAGGCGTACGGCCGCTTCGACGCGCAGAACGCCGCCAAGGCGGCGCAGGGCGGGGCGGTCGTACGGACCTCCGGGCGCGGCCCGCGCCGCGGCCGGCGCTGA
- the ybeY gene encoding rRNA maturation RNase YbeY, translating into MGIDVNNESGQPVDEVALSEQASFLLRRLKIHPLAELSVVLVDEPAMAELHVRWMDEPGPTDVMSFPMDELRPGGDDEEPEPGVLGDIVLCPQFAERQAEQAGHSRDDELAVLLTHGVLHLLGYDHAEPDEAREMFGLQAHLVAEWEGHRAQGFPP; encoded by the coding sequence ATGGGTATCGACGTCAACAACGAGTCCGGGCAGCCGGTCGACGAGGTCGCGCTGTCCGAGCAGGCCTCGTTCCTGTTGCGGCGGCTGAAGATCCACCCGCTCGCTGAGCTGTCCGTCGTGCTCGTGGACGAGCCCGCGATGGCCGAGCTGCACGTGCGGTGGATGGACGAGCCGGGGCCGACCGACGTCATGTCCTTCCCGATGGACGAGCTGCGGCCCGGCGGCGACGACGAGGAGCCCGAGCCGGGCGTCCTCGGCGACATCGTCCTGTGCCCGCAGTTCGCCGAGCGCCAGGCCGAGCAGGCCGGGCACTCCCGGGACGACGAGCTGGCCGTCCTGCTGACCCACGGTGTCCTGCACCTGCTCGGCTACGACCACGCCGAGCCGGACGAGGCACGGGAGATGTTCGGCCTGCAGGCCCACCTGGTCGCGGAGTGGGAGGGGCACCGCGCCCAGGGGTTCCCGCCGTGA
- a CDS encoding hemolysin family protein, with amino-acid sequence MSSADVWLLAGAVALIVLSALLIAGETAVARVSRVRVEELRREGRRGADRLLTVVDDRARYVNVLLFLSSAASTTAVAFVTFVCVDSLPWAVGWSLTLAIVVMVVVRYVALGVAPRTLGRQHAERIALRAAGPARAFAALLGPITTLLILLGNALTPGKGYRQGPFDTQAELRELVDLAEADRLIEDDEAQMIHSVFELGDTVAREVMVPRTEMVSIERTKTLRQAMSLGLRSGFSRIPVTGDNTDDVVGIVYLKDVTRRTFEHRDAEQSERVESLMRQAYFVPDSKRVDDLLREMQAARVHMAVLVDEYGGTAGIVTIEDILEEIVGEIADEYDTESPEVQQLADGGWLVSARMHLDDLAELLDVDLDAEEEDVDTAAGLLAKRLGRVPIPGASVEVEGYRLVAEEAAGRRNRIGRLRVTPLASAPPPSSDRPPTAREPLERTDA; translated from the coding sequence GTGAGCTCCGCCGACGTCTGGCTGCTCGCCGGCGCGGTGGCCCTGATCGTGCTCTCGGCACTGCTCATCGCCGGCGAGACCGCGGTCGCGCGGGTGTCGCGCGTACGGGTCGAGGAGCTGCGGCGCGAGGGGAGGCGCGGCGCGGACCGCCTGCTCACCGTCGTGGACGACCGAGCGCGTTATGTCAACGTGCTGCTGTTCCTGTCCTCCGCGGCGTCGACCACCGCGGTGGCCTTCGTGACCTTCGTCTGCGTCGACTCGCTGCCGTGGGCGGTGGGCTGGTCCCTGACGCTGGCGATCGTCGTCATGGTCGTGGTCCGCTACGTCGCGCTCGGGGTGGCCCCCCGCACGCTCGGGCGACAGCACGCGGAGCGCATCGCGCTGCGCGCGGCCGGGCCGGCCCGGGCGTTCGCCGCACTGCTGGGCCCGATCACGACCCTGCTCATCCTGCTCGGCAACGCACTCACCCCGGGCAAGGGCTACCGGCAGGGCCCGTTCGACACCCAGGCCGAGCTGCGCGAGCTGGTCGACCTCGCGGAGGCGGACCGCCTCATCGAGGACGACGAGGCGCAGATGATCCACTCCGTGTTCGAGCTCGGCGACACCGTGGCCCGCGAGGTGATGGTGCCGCGCACCGAGATGGTGTCCATCGAGCGGACCAAGACGCTGCGGCAGGCCATGTCCCTGGGCCTGCGCTCGGGGTTCTCCCGCATCCCCGTGACCGGCGACAACACCGACGACGTCGTCGGGATCGTCTACCTCAAGGACGTCACCCGGCGGACGTTCGAGCACCGCGACGCCGAGCAGTCCGAGCGGGTCGAGTCGCTGATGCGCCAGGCCTACTTCGTCCCCGACAGCAAGCGGGTCGACGACCTGCTGCGCGAGATGCAGGCGGCCCGGGTGCACATGGCCGTGCTGGTGGACGAGTACGGCGGCACGGCCGGGATCGTCACGATCGAGGACATCCTCGAGGAGATCGTGGGCGAGATCGCCGACGAGTACGACACCGAGTCCCCGGAGGTGCAGCAGTTGGCGGACGGCGGCTGGCTCGTCAGCGCCCGCATGCACCTGGACGACCTGGCCGAGCTCCTCGACGTGGACCTCGACGCGGAGGAGGAGGACGTCGACACCGCGGCCGGGCTGCTGGCCAAGCGGCTGGGCCGGGTGCCGATCCCCGGGGCGTCGGTCGAGGTGGAGGGCTACCGGTTGGTGGCCGAGGAGGCCGCGGGGCGCCGCAACCGGATCGGCCGGCTCCGCGTGACCCCGCTCGCCTCCGCCCCACCCCCGTCGTCGGACCGCCCCCCGACTGCACGAGAACCCCTGGAGCGCACCGATGCCTGA
- a CDS encoding cytidine deaminase, whose protein sequence is MPDPSGPVDLGPEDLKLVALARAARANAGAPQGAAVRDTMGRSYSAAAVRLPSLSLTAAQLVTAVAASSGASGLEAAVVVGGEEPDPADLRPLRDLAGAGVPVFVCGTDGSVRHRLST, encoded by the coding sequence ATGCCTGACCCGTCCGGCCCCGTGGACCTCGGGCCCGAGGACCTCAAGCTCGTCGCGCTCGCCCGCGCCGCCCGCGCCAACGCCGGCGCGCCGCAGGGGGCGGCCGTACGCGACACCATGGGCCGGTCGTACTCGGCCGCCGCGGTCCGGCTCCCGTCCCTGTCCCTGACCGCCGCGCAGCTCGTCACCGCCGTGGCGGCGTCCAGCGGCGCGTCCGGGCTGGAGGCCGCGGTGGTGGTGGGCGGGGAGGAGCCGGATCCGGCCGACCTCCGCCCGCTGCGTGACCTCGCCGGTGCCGGCGTCCCCGTGTTCGTGTGCGGTACGGACGGCTCGGTCCGCCACCGCCTCTCCACGTGA